From one Longimicrobium sp. genomic stretch:
- a CDS encoding roadblock/LC7 domain-containing protein, translating into MPQLETALSSLRGHPGVQHVLVLGHDGLLIAHQGEGPLDAETVSAMVPGVASAASQLGRAAGAGPASVVAARLERGVALVATLSPEVLLAVLLGEGVGFAPLLRELADRRDELAALV; encoded by the coding sequence ATGCCCCAGCTCGAGACGGCCCTTTCCTCGCTTCGCGGCCACCCGGGGGTGCAGCACGTGCTGGTGCTGGGCCACGACGGCCTGCTGATCGCGCACCAGGGCGAGGGACCCCTCGACGCCGAGACGGTGTCGGCCATGGTGCCGGGGGTGGCCAGCGCCGCCTCGCAGCTGGGACGCGCCGCCGGCGCGGGCCCCGCGTCGGTCGTGGCGGCCCGGCTGGAGCGCGGGGTGGCGCTGGTGGCCACGCTTTCGCCCGAGGTGCTGCTGGCCGTGCTGCTGGGCGAGGGCGTGGGCTTCGCCCCGCTGCTGCGCGAGCTGGCCGACCGCCGCGACGAGCTGGCCGCGCTGGTGTGA
- a CDS encoding ATP-dependent helicase yields MTFDLSHLNPEQREAASHFEGPLLVLAGAGSGKTRVLTTRIAWLVEEMGVDPASILALTFTNKAAGEMRERVRTSLGKDLAGMWIGTFHSVGVRILRRDGTRLGWSPGFTVYDADDTDGLVKRILRDQLQVDIKKFSPRAVHGAISSAKNELMGPEAYAQGASDPFERVVADVFPRYQKALKDANAFDFDDLLVKPVELFRQSPPVLERYQRRFPFLLVDEYQDTNRAQYAFLRLLAGEHHNLFVVGDDDQSIYGWRGADIRNILDFETDFPNARMVRLEQNYRSTSTILDAANRVISQNVQRKGKTLRTDAGEGERITLVECADEADEARWVAEEIRVRMADNLSLALKNFVVLYRTNAQSRAMEEGLRREGMAYRVIGGTRFYERREVKDALAYLRLVANPAADEAFLRVVNVPRRGIGDASVARLAEHATARGLPLLRAAEEAASVEGIRGVAARALPEMAALIRKYAALAGREGIGLDGLLRELVIEAGLVEALKAEGPEGKDRLMNLDELIAGAADVQRRLEDEDPELMMELEEVGETSPRAVDLFLGHVALVADVDQHDPHADAVSMMTLHNAKGLEFPFVFITGLEDGLFPLVRAMDEPADMEEERRLFYVGVTRAERKLYLSHARRRRRGATYMDCVASQFLESVPKELTETRRTPRILERTSSYPQPWKQFGDFGRPGTRRERLYGSAPAAPAYDGDPSYQVDYSDSQDSPSLRKGSRVRHPTFGVGTVMELSGYSENVKATIEFDDVGRKSILLKYANLQPEWE; encoded by the coding sequence ATGACGTTTGACCTGTCGCACCTGAACCCCGAGCAGCGCGAGGCGGCTTCCCATTTCGAGGGGCCGCTGCTGGTGCTGGCCGGCGCCGGATCGGGAAAGACCCGCGTGCTCACCACACGCATCGCGTGGCTGGTGGAGGAGATGGGCGTAGACCCGGCCAGCATCCTTGCCCTTACCTTCACCAACAAGGCCGCGGGAGAGATGCGCGAGCGGGTGAGGACCAGCCTGGGCAAGGACCTCGCGGGAATGTGGATCGGCACCTTCCACTCCGTGGGCGTGCGCATCCTGCGGCGCGACGGCACCCGCCTGGGATGGAGCCCCGGCTTCACCGTCTACGACGCCGACGACACCGACGGGCTGGTGAAGCGCATCCTTCGCGACCAGCTGCAGGTGGACATCAAGAAGTTCTCGCCCCGTGCGGTGCACGGCGCCATCTCGTCCGCCAAGAACGAGCTGATGGGCCCGGAGGCGTACGCGCAGGGCGCCAGCGACCCGTTCGAGCGCGTGGTGGCGGACGTGTTTCCGCGCTACCAGAAGGCGCTCAAGGACGCCAACGCCTTCGACTTCGACGACCTGCTGGTGAAGCCGGTGGAGCTGTTCCGGCAGAGCCCGCCCGTGCTGGAACGCTACCAGCGGCGCTTTCCCTTCCTCCTGGTGGACGAGTACCAGGACACCAACCGCGCGCAGTACGCGTTCCTGCGCCTGCTGGCCGGCGAGCACCACAACCTGTTCGTGGTGGGCGACGACGACCAGTCCATCTACGGCTGGCGCGGCGCAGACATCCGCAACATCCTGGACTTCGAAACGGACTTTCCCAACGCCCGGATGGTGAGGCTGGAGCAGAACTACCGCTCCACCAGCACCATCCTGGACGCCGCCAACCGGGTGATCTCGCAGAACGTACAGCGCAAGGGGAAGACGCTGCGCACCGACGCCGGCGAGGGCGAGCGCATCACCCTCGTCGAGTGCGCCGACGAGGCCGACGAGGCACGCTGGGTGGCGGAAGAGATCCGCGTGCGGATGGCCGACAACCTGTCGCTGGCGCTGAAGAACTTCGTCGTCCTCTACCGCACCAACGCCCAGTCGCGCGCCATGGAAGAGGGGCTGCGCCGCGAGGGGATGGCGTACCGGGTGATCGGCGGAACCCGCTTCTACGAGCGCCGCGAGGTGAAGGACGCGCTCGCCTACCTGCGGCTCGTCGCCAACCCCGCCGCGGACGAGGCCTTTCTCCGCGTCGTCAACGTCCCCCGGCGGGGGATCGGCGACGCGTCGGTGGCGCGGCTGGCGGAGCACGCGACGGCGCGCGGGCTGCCCCTGCTGCGCGCGGCGGAGGAGGCTGCATCGGTGGAGGGAATCCGCGGCGTGGCGGCGCGGGCGCTGCCGGAGATGGCCGCGCTGATCCGCAAGTACGCGGCGCTGGCCGGACGCGAGGGGATCGGCCTGGACGGGCTGCTGCGGGAGCTGGTGATCGAGGCGGGGCTGGTGGAGGCGCTCAAGGCCGAGGGCCCCGAGGGCAAGGACCGCCTGATGAACCTGGACGAGCTGATCGCGGGTGCGGCCGACGTCCAGCGGCGGCTGGAGGACGAAGATCCCGAGCTGATGATGGAGCTGGAAGAGGTGGGCGAAACGTCACCGCGCGCCGTCGACCTGTTCCTTGGCCACGTGGCGCTGGTGGCCGACGTGGACCAGCACGATCCGCACGCCGACGCGGTGTCGATGATGACGCTTCACAACGCCAAGGGGCTGGAGTTTCCCTTCGTCTTCATCACCGGGCTGGAGGACGGCCTGTTCCCCCTGGTGCGCGCGATGGACGAGCCCGCCGACATGGAAGAGGAGCGGCGGCTCTTCTATGTCGGGGTGACGCGCGCCGAGCGCAAGCTGTACCTGTCACACGCGCGGCGGCGGCGGCGGGGCGCCACGTACATGGACTGCGTGGCGTCGCAGTTCCTGGAGTCGGTGCCCAAGGAGCTGACGGAGACGCGCCGCACGCCTCGCATCCTGGAGCGCACGTCCAGCTATCCGCAGCCGTGGAAGCAGTTCGGCGACTTCGGGCGGCCGGGCACGCGCCGCGAACGGCTGTACGGCTCCGCCCCCGCCGCGCCCGCGTACGATGGCGACCCCAGCTACCAGGTGGACTACTCGGATTCGCAGGACTCGCCGTCGCTGCGCAAGGGCTCGCGCGTGCGGCATCCCACGTTCGGCGTGGGCACGGTGATGGAGCTGTCGGGCTACTCCGAGAACGTGAAGGCGACGATCGAGTTCGACGACGTGGGCCGCAAGAGCATCCTGCTCAAGTACGCCAACCTGCAGCCCGAGTGGGAGTAG
- a CDS encoding HAMP domain-containing sensor histidine kinase, giving the protein MNRRHWPTALAVLAAAILAWYLVYSQALVREMRKDAQVHSRMVVRVFHGLTDPQAEPVGTLLALSGEIQRLRVPIVYADQDGVPAYWVNLPFEAVPGDTADMIRVMDYSERLASRNPPLTEAGLGTIYFGDPPTVERLRWIPLLQVGALVGLLGALASLIRHNQRTERERIWAAMARESAHQMATPLSSLAGWVEILRLPDEEREPMATLPAVAGEMEADLDRLEKVARRFEWIGRPVQKDPVDVRTLLRVLERYIRVRLPQLGRGVDLEVDVPEGTPPVLGNAILLEWALENLVKNALDALAGSGGRICIEAQAHGERRVEIRVIDDGPGVSPAVRSTLFDPGVSTKKGGWGVGLSLARRIVEDVHHGRLRLEPSEKGARFAMILPAAPREKDAADDQLVPRRFARKAAS; this is encoded by the coding sequence ATGAACCGGCGCCACTGGCCCACCGCCCTCGCGGTGCTGGCCGCGGCCATCCTGGCCTGGTACCTGGTGTACAGCCAGGCGCTCGTGCGCGAGATGCGCAAGGACGCCCAGGTGCACTCGCGCATGGTGGTGCGGGTGTTCCACGGCCTGACGGACCCGCAGGCCGAGCCGGTGGGCACCCTGCTGGCGCTGTCGGGAGAAATCCAGCGCCTGCGCGTGCCCATCGTGTACGCCGACCAGGACGGGGTGCCCGCGTACTGGGTGAACCTTCCCTTCGAGGCCGTCCCGGGCGACACCGCGGACATGATCCGCGTGATGGACTACTCGGAGCGGCTGGCCTCGCGCAACCCGCCGCTGACGGAGGCGGGGCTGGGCACCATCTACTTCGGCGACCCGCCCACGGTGGAGCGGCTGCGGTGGATCCCACTCCTCCAGGTGGGCGCCCTGGTGGGGCTGCTGGGCGCACTGGCCTCCCTGATCCGCCACAACCAGCGCACCGAGCGCGAGCGCATCTGGGCGGCGATGGCGCGCGAGTCGGCGCACCAGATGGCCACGCCGCTGTCGTCGCTGGCGGGGTGGGTGGAGATCCTTCGCCTTCCCGACGAGGAGCGCGAGCCCATGGCTACCCTTCCCGCGGTGGCCGGCGAGATGGAAGCGGACCTGGACCGGCTGGAGAAGGTGGCGCGCCGCTTCGAGTGGATCGGCCGGCCGGTGCAGAAGGACCCGGTGGACGTACGCACGCTGCTGCGCGTGCTGGAGCGCTACATCCGCGTGCGGCTGCCGCAGCTGGGCCGCGGGGTAGACCTGGAGGTGGACGTGCCCGAGGGGACGCCGCCGGTGCTGGGCAACGCCATCTTGCTGGAGTGGGCGCTGGAGAACCTGGTGAAGAACGCGCTCGACGCGCTGGCGGGCTCCGGCGGGCGCATCTGCATCGAGGCGCAGGCGCACGGCGAGCGGAGGGTGGAGATCCGGGTGATCGACGACGGGCCCGGCGTGTCCCCGGCGGTGCGGAGCACGCTGTTCGATCCGGGCGTATCCACCAAGAAGGGGGGCTGGGGCGTGGGCCTTTCCCTGGCCCGCCGGATCGTGGAAGACGTCCACCACGGCCGCCTGCGCCTGGAGCCGTCGGAGAAGGGAGCACGGTTCGCGATGATCCTTCCCGCCGCCCCGCGCGAAAAGGATGCGGCGGACGACCAGCTGGTGCCCAGGCGCTTCGCGCGGAAGGCGGCGTCCTGA
- a CDS encoding helix-turn-helix domain-containing protein, with translation MRDELFDELLESVRQGGAILRGDAPPSRTFTYDEVDVKELRQRLKLSQPKFAALMDVPVGTLRNWEQGRRRPEGPARALLRVVAKHPEAVLDALR, from the coding sequence ATGCGTGACGAACTGTTCGACGAGCTCCTGGAAAGCGTGCGCCAGGGCGGCGCCATCCTGCGCGGCGACGCGCCGCCCTCCCGCACCTTCACCTACGACGAGGTGGATGTAAAGGAGCTCCGGCAGCGCCTGAAGCTTTCGCAGCCCAAGTTCGCGGCGCTGATGGACGTGCCCGTGGGCACGCTGAGGAACTGGGAGCAGGGCCGCCGCCGCCCCGAGGGCCCCGCCCGCGCCCTGCTGCGCGTGGTAGCCAAGCACCCCGAGGCCGTGCTCGACGCGCTTCGCTGA
- a CDS encoding mannose-1-phosphate guanylyltransferase yields the protein MTAGGPHLWTVILAGGVGSRFWPVSTPRRPKQLLPLASDQPLIRDTVDRITPLIPPERLRILTGAHLAEPLLSVLPEFDERNLLLEPRAAGTAPVLAWAAAELERMDPDAVMVSLHADHVIHPPEAFRALIARAAQLAAGHRRLFTIGVPPTRAETGYGYIHLGAPLPAMEGDAHPEPGNAVAEFVEKPDRETAEGYLAAGTYLWNTGLFVWRCADLLDELDRHAPEFAGLVPLLRQGGPDATAEFFARVPTISIDEALLERSDRVGVVRATFAWDDVGAWDAVARTRTPDEAGNVLLGDAHAVDSSGCILYADAGPVVAFGMTDVVVVRTEGVAFVAQRDRLPELKAMLERLPEALRKLD from the coding sequence ATGACGGCTGGCGGGCCTCACCTGTGGACGGTAATCCTGGCCGGGGGCGTGGGCTCGCGCTTCTGGCCGGTCAGCACCCCGCGCCGCCCCAAGCAGCTGCTTCCGCTGGCTTCTGACCAGCCGCTGATCCGCGACACGGTCGACCGCATCACGCCCCTGATCCCGCCTGAGCGGCTGCGCATCCTCACCGGTGCGCACCTGGCGGAGCCCCTGCTTTCGGTACTGCCGGAGTTCGACGAGCGCAACCTGCTGCTGGAGCCGCGCGCGGCGGGAACGGCGCCGGTGCTGGCCTGGGCCGCCGCCGAGCTGGAGCGGATGGACCCCGATGCGGTGATGGTGTCGCTGCATGCCGACCACGTCATCCATCCCCCGGAGGCGTTCCGCGCGCTGATCGCCCGCGCGGCGCAGCTTGCGGCCGGCCACCGCCGCCTGTTCACCATCGGCGTTCCGCCCACGCGGGCGGAGACGGGGTACGGCTACATCCACCTGGGCGCGCCGCTGCCCGCGATGGAGGGCGACGCGCACCCGGAGCCGGGGAACGCCGTGGCCGAGTTCGTCGAAAAGCCCGACCGCGAGACGGCGGAGGGGTACCTGGCGGCGGGAACGTACCTGTGGAACACCGGCCTGTTCGTCTGGCGCTGCGCGGACCTGCTGGACGAGCTGGACCGCCACGCGCCGGAGTTCGCCGGGCTCGTCCCTCTCCTGCGCCAGGGCGGCCCCGATGCCACGGCCGAGTTCTTCGCCCGGGTGCCCACCATCTCCATCGACGAGGCGCTGCTGGAGCGCTCGGACCGGGTGGGCGTGGTGCGCGCGACCTTCGCCTGGGACGACGTGGGCGCGTGGGACGCGGTGGCGCGCACGCGCACCCCCGACGAGGCGGGCAACGTCCTCCTGGGCGACGCCCACGCAGTCGACAGCTCGGGGTGCATCCTGTACGCGGACGCCGGCCCCGTGGTGGCCTTCGGCATGACCGACGTGGTGGTGGTCCGCACGGAAGGCGTGGCCTTCGTGGCCCAGCGCGACCGGCTGCCGGAGCTGAAGGCGATGCTGGAGCGGCTGCCGGAGGCGCTGCGGAAGCTGGACTGA
- a CDS encoding response regulator produces MTETPDGGPRRVLVADDEPHIGRIIQMKLEQGPYEVTLVADGRAALDELQGPEPIDVVLLDIMMPYATGLEVLAEARQLPHRRDTPIIILTAKGQDADRRQALELGATDFFTKPFSPKKLLARVDELFGGPPAGEDDE; encoded by the coding sequence ATGACCGAAACTCCCGACGGCGGGCCGCGCCGCGTGCTCGTGGCCGACGACGAGCCCCACATCGGCCGCATCATCCAGATGAAGCTGGAGCAGGGGCCGTACGAGGTCACGCTGGTGGCCGACGGGCGCGCGGCACTCGACGAGCTGCAGGGCCCCGAGCCCATCGACGTGGTGCTGCTGGACATCATGATGCCGTACGCCACCGGGCTGGAGGTGCTGGCCGAGGCGCGCCAGCTGCCGCACCGGCGCGACACGCCCATCATCATCCTCACCGCCAAGGGCCAGGACGCCGACCGCCGTCAGGCGCTGGAGCTGGGCGCCACGGACTTCTTCACCAAGCCCTTCAGCCCCAAGAAGCTGCTGGCCCGGGTCGACGAGCTGTTCGGCGGCCCGCCCGCCGGGGAGGACGACGAATGA
- a CDS encoding type II toxin-antitoxin system RelE/ParE family toxin — protein sequence MEIVETPLFTRHVEELLSPESYRDLQIVLLDDPTVGPVIPRTGGIRKVRWAGSGRGKRGGVRVIYYFAVARDRLLMLYVYPKNQQDDLTEAQRRALRAIVEAEYG from the coding sequence ATGGAAATCGTCGAGACGCCGCTGTTCACGCGGCACGTGGAGGAACTTCTCTCTCCCGAGTCGTACCGTGACCTCCAGATCGTGCTGCTCGACGATCCCACGGTGGGGCCGGTCATCCCGCGCACGGGGGGCATCCGCAAGGTGCGGTGGGCGGGGAGCGGCCGGGGAAAGCGCGGCGGGGTGCGCGTGATCTACTACTTCGCCGTGGCCCGCGACCGGCTGCTGATGCTGTACGTGTATCCCAAGAACCAGCAGGACGACCTCACCGAGGCGCAGCGCCGGGCGCTGCGGGCCATCGTCGAGGCCGAGTACGGATGA
- the serS gene encoding serine--tRNA ligase, whose translation MIDVRLIRQDPDAVRQRLAARGKGGETSAAIGRVLALDAERRALIGEGDELKARRNAVSQQVGERRRRGESADDLIAETRTAGDRIKEIDARLREVEGAVEHELLRIPNLVDPSVPEGGEEANVVVRTWGEPREFGFAPRPHWEIGTELGLMDLAGGAKVAGSGFPAYRGMGARLQRALINFFLDLHTREHGYTEVEPPFLVTRESMQGTGQYPKFVEDGDAYELPEDGLYLVPTSEVPLVNLLRDELLDAGRLPTRFTAYSPCFRREAGAAGKDTRGLLRLHQFDKVELVRFERPERSWEALEEMTGHAERVLQLLGLPYRVLLLAGGDTGFGSAKTYDLEVWAPGVDRWLEVSSASNMTDFQARRASIRYRPEPGARPEFVHTLNASGLALPRTVIALLENGQQEDGSVSVPEALRPYLGTDRLVRP comes from the coding sequence ATGATCGACGTTCGGCTGATCCGGCAGGACCCCGACGCCGTCCGCCAGCGGCTGGCCGCGCGCGGCAAGGGCGGCGAGACCAGCGCGGCCATCGGCCGCGTGCTGGCCCTCGACGCCGAGCGGCGCGCGCTGATCGGCGAGGGCGACGAGCTCAAGGCCCGCCGCAACGCCGTCAGCCAGCAGGTGGGCGAGCGCAGGCGCAGGGGCGAAAGCGCCGACGACCTGATCGCCGAAACCCGCACGGCGGGCGACCGCATCAAGGAAATCGACGCGCGGCTTCGCGAGGTGGAAGGCGCCGTCGAGCACGAGCTGCTGCGCATTCCCAACCTGGTGGACCCGTCCGTCCCCGAGGGCGGCGAAGAGGCCAACGTGGTCGTCCGCACCTGGGGGGAGCCGCGCGAGTTCGGCTTCGCCCCGCGCCCGCACTGGGAGATCGGCACCGAGCTGGGGCTGATGGACCTGGCTGGCGGGGCCAAGGTGGCGGGAAGCGGCTTTCCCGCGTACCGGGGGATGGGCGCGCGGCTGCAGCGCGCGCTGATCAACTTCTTCCTGGACCTGCACACCCGCGAGCACGGCTACACCGAGGTGGAGCCGCCCTTTCTGGTAACGCGCGAGTCGATGCAGGGCACGGGGCAGTACCCCAAGTTCGTGGAAGACGGCGACGCCTACGAGCTGCCGGAGGACGGGCTGTACCTGGTGCCCACCAGCGAGGTGCCGCTGGTGAACCTGCTGCGCGACGAGCTGCTGGACGCCGGCCGCCTGCCCACGCGCTTCACCGCCTACTCGCCCTGCTTTCGCCGCGAGGCGGGGGCGGCGGGCAAGGACACGCGCGGGCTGCTGCGGCTTCACCAGTTCGACAAGGTGGAGCTGGTGCGCTTCGAGCGGCCGGAGCGCTCGTGGGAGGCGCTGGAGGAGATGACGGGGCACGCCGAGCGGGTGCTTCAGCTGCTGGGCCTTCCCTACCGCGTGCTGCTGCTGGCCGGCGGCGACACGGGCTTCGGCTCGGCCAAGACGTACGACCTGGAGGTGTGGGCGCCGGGCGTCGACCGCTGGCTGGAAGTGTCGAGCGCCAGCAACATGACCGACTTCCAGGCGCGGCGCGCCAGCATCCGCTACCGCCCCGAGCCGGGCGCCCGGCCCGAGTTCGTCCACACGCTGAACGCGTCGGGGCTGGCGCTGCCGCGCACGGTGATCGCCCTGCTGGAGAACGGGCAGCAGGAAGACGGGTCGGTTTCCGTTCCCGAGGCGCTGCGCCCGTACCTGGGGACGGACCGGCTGGTTCGCCCCTGA